One Planktothrix serta PCC 8927 DNA window includes the following coding sequences:
- a CDS encoding diguanylate cyclase domain-containing protein: MNKSFRLFQKIQIWGEKNSYKSKLLSVGILAVNLPLIGCTIYLIFHPQFAFRGEIFVILFLCTIASFLLLNRKIKQIEQSIIMATKALNLYSEKVEILELPSSNYHEIENLFKAIYYTINKTEEKFLDVENIIWSRQEESFQIILERETAETHLRQCLGIASRHHLPLCIALVSIENIDAIKNPHISTTPPPEIVTLIQQLKQLLRESDWVAHWGNNEFLLAIFSELPGTKLALKRIFNNLFTQEESPPNSPPQFYLYIGCTTVQLNEHYRACIERTNQALEQAKTTGERCVYL; encoded by the coding sequence ATGAACAAGAGTTTTAGACTATTCCAAAAAATCCAGATTTGGGGAGAAAAAAACTCCTATAAAAGTAAACTTCTTTCCGTCGGAATTTTAGCCGTTAACCTGCCTTTAATCGGTTGCACAATTTATTTGATATTTCATCCTCAATTTGCCTTTAGAGGAGAAATTTTTGTGATTCTTTTCCTGTGTACAATTGCCAGCTTTCTTCTATTAAATCGGAAGATTAAGCAAATTGAACAGTCTATTATTATGGCAACAAAAGCCTTAAATTTATATTCCGAAAAAGTAGAAATTTTAGAACTTCCTAGTAGCAATTATCATGAAATTGAGAACCTGTTTAAAGCCATTTACTATACCATTAATAAAACTGAAGAAAAATTTTTAGATGTTGAAAATATTATCTGGTCTCGACAAGAAGAATCTTTTCAGATTATTCTGGAACGAGAAACCGCAGAAACTCATCTTCGCCAATGTTTAGGGATAGCATCTCGCCACCATTTACCCCTATGTATTGCCCTGGTTAGTATTGAGAATATCGATGCTATTAAAAATCCCCATATTTCAACAACTCCACCTCCTGAAATTGTTACTCTAATACAGCAATTAAAACAGCTTTTGCGAGAAAGTGATTGGGTCGCTCATTGGGGAAATAATGAGTTTTTATTAGCTATTTTTTCGGAATTACCCGGAACAAAACTAGCGCTCAAACGGATTTTTAATAATCTTTTTACTCAGGAAGAATCACCCCCAAACTCTCCACCTCAGTTTTATCTGTATATTGGATGTACAACTGTTCAACTGAATGAACACTATCGGGCTTGTATTGAACGCACAAATCAAGCCCTAGAACAAGCTAAAACCACAGGAGAACGTTGTGTTTATTTGTAA
- a CDS encoding bifunctional sterol desaturase/short chain dehydrogenase — protein sequence MVTFWMGNLAWGLGSILGAELVRDVYHVLAHVFSPLIRLHNWHHRVFRPDLTPVSEEIYRQAHWYNDVPEACVMLSFSLILLTIAHIYTPAQQGFALLGCLYTLSFLLSAIGRGMGIPNLDKLTDLTHTPGQFTSPPAPWMVNRTYHWRHHFDNQNAYFCGTFTVLDKLMGTALSLKGKTVAVTGASGTLGQALLFHLHSKGAKVLALTSGEQLLSLTVNGETIPLKTVTWQVGQEQKLTDLLQNVDILILNHGINVQGLRTEEAISQSYEVNTFSCWRLLELFLSTVRTNADIARKEVWVNTSEAEVGPAFSPLYELSKRTLGDLITLRRLDAPCVIRKLILGPFKSNLNPIGVLSPDWVAQQIIKLAQGDVRDIIITINPLTFIAFPIKEFWVSTYFKLFSRKPADVTATVNQ from the coding sequence ATGGTAACTTTCTGGATGGGAAATTTAGCTTGGGGACTCGGTTCTATCCTCGGAGCAGAACTGGTACGAGATGTTTACCATGTCCTCGCTCATGTTTTTTCGCCCTTAATTCGTTTGCATAATTGGCATCATCGGGTCTTTCGTCCCGATTTAACCCCCGTCAGTGAAGAAATTTATCGCCAAGCCCATTGGTATAATGACGTTCCTGAAGCCTGCGTGATGTTGAGCTTTAGTCTAATCTTACTGACCATTGCCCATATTTATACCCCCGCACAACAGGGATTTGCCCTTCTGGGTTGTCTTTATACCCTAAGTTTTCTGTTATCGGCTATTGGGCGAGGAATGGGGATTCCCAATCTGGATAAACTGACCGATTTAACCCACACTCCCGGTCAATTTACCAGTCCGCCTGCACCCTGGATGGTGAATCGAACTTACCATTGGCGTCATCATTTTGATAATCAAAACGCTTATTTTTGTGGAACCTTTACCGTATTAGATAAACTGATGGGAACGGCACTTTCATTAAAAGGAAAAACCGTTGCTGTCACCGGAGCATCAGGAACTCTCGGACAAGCTCTGCTATTCCATCTCCATTCCAAGGGTGCAAAAGTTCTAGCTTTGACTTCAGGTGAACAACTTCTGAGCTTAACGGTTAACGGAGAAACAATTCCCCTCAAAACCGTAACTTGGCAAGTGGGACAAGAACAAAAATTAACAGATTTACTGCAAAATGTTGATATTTTAATCCTCAATCACGGGATTAATGTTCAGGGTTTGAGAACAGAAGAGGCGATTTCTCAGTCCTATGAAGTCAATACATTTTCCTGCTGGCGTCTGTTAGAATTGTTCCTAAGTACCGTTCGCACAAACGCTGATATCGCTAGAAAAGAAGTTTGGGTGAATACCTCGGAGGCAGAAGTTGGGCCAGCATTCAGTCCACTCTACGAACTGAGTAAACGGACTTTAGGGGATTTGATTACCCTGCGTCGTTTAGATGCACCCTGCGTGATTCGTAAATTGATCTTAGGGCCCTTTAAGAGCAACTTAAACCCGATTGGGGTGTTGTCTCCTGACTGGGTTGCCCAACAAATTATTAAACTTGCTCAAGGGGATGTCCGCGATATAATTATAACTATCAATCCCCTGACATTTATTGCCTTCCCCATCAAAGAATTTTGGGTGTCTACTTACTTCAAACTGTTCAGTCGTAAACCTGCTGATGTGACGGCTACTGTGAATCAGTGA
- a CDS encoding tetratricopeptide repeat protein, with amino-acid sequence MDDLNVQSLLEDLKDPDQDVRQRATDELWHLWFEQKGIVGLEQIRRAEACQQAGKMAEAERILTQLIQDLPDFAEAWNRRAVLYYTTRQFKKALADCKRAIRLNPIHFGALHGMGLCYAALGDYRLAIHAFRQVSKIQPYSLENQRLILEFTLRL; translated from the coding sequence ATGGATGATCTAAATGTACAATCATTACTGGAAGATTTGAAAGATCCGGATCAGGATGTTCGCCAACGAGCCACTGATGAATTGTGGCATTTATGGTTTGAGCAAAAGGGAATCGTTGGTTTAGAACAGATTCGTCGTGCCGAAGCTTGTCAACAAGCGGGGAAAATGGCGGAAGCAGAACGGATTTTAACCCAATTAATTCAGGATTTACCTGATTTTGCGGAAGCTTGGAACCGACGAGCCGTTTTATATTATACAACACGACAATTTAAGAAAGCTTTAGCAGATTGTAAACGGGCTATCAGACTCAACCCTATTCATTTTGGTGCCTTGCATGGGATGGGGTTATGTTATGCCGCTTTAGGGGATTATAGATTAGCAATTCATGCTTTTCGCCAAGTGTCAAAAATTCAACCCTATTCTCTGGAAAACCAACGGTTAATTTTAGAATTTACGCTGAGGTTGTAG
- a CDS encoding GUN4 domain-containing protein, whose product MTDLTTSPQPDLISADELRSQLFAGSEKAQFQLLQTLTQGGETVWDVLMEFLLKQQSHPPNLVDGKVYQILYTAAPTSEKVSSFLQTHFPTGIVPLKSQTGIDYIPLQKLLAQQDFLEADKLSLQKLCELAGTSAAQRKWIYFSEIERLPITDLHTLDSLWKIHSEGKFGYSVQQELWLSVNKNWDKFWPKIGWRTGRNWTRYPQEFTWDLTAPKGHLPLSNQLRGVRVIEALLSHPAWSKS is encoded by the coding sequence ATGACTGACTTGACCACTTCCCCACAACCTGACCTGATCAGTGCGGATGAATTACGCTCTCAGCTTTTTGCAGGTTCGGAAAAAGCTCAATTTCAACTGCTACAAACATTAACCCAAGGTGGGGAAACGGTTTGGGATGTTTTAATGGAGTTTTTATTAAAACAGCAGTCTCATCCTCCTAATTTAGTTGACGGTAAAGTTTATCAAATTTTATATACGGCTGCTCCAACTTCCGAAAAAGTTAGTAGCTTTTTGCAAACCCATTTTCCGACGGGAATTGTTCCCTTAAAATCTCAAACCGGAATTGATTACATCCCCTTACAAAAATTACTCGCGCAACAAGATTTTTTAGAGGCGGATAAATTAAGTTTACAGAAACTTTGTGAATTAGCCGGAACTTCTGCGGCACAACGAAAATGGATTTATTTTTCCGAAATTGAACGCTTACCGATTACGGATTTACACACCCTTGATAGTCTGTGGAAAATTCATTCTGAAGGAAAATTTGGCTATTCTGTACAACAAGAACTTTGGCTGAGTGTTAATAAAAATTGGGATAAATTCTGGCCTAAAATTGGTTGGCGCACGGGTCGTAATTGGACTCGCTACCCCCAAGAATTCACCTGGGATTTAACTGCACCCAAAGGTCATCTACCCCTATCTAATCAGTTGCGAGGCGTTCGAGTCATCGAAGCCTTACTCTCTCACCCCGCTTGGTCAAAGTCTTAG
- the rfaE2 gene encoding D-glycero-beta-D-manno-heptose 1-phosphate adenylyltransferase: protein MTPYLYTLTELQHDITLHPDRWRPLVFTNGCFDLIHAGHVRYLQAAKALGRSLVVGLNSDLSVQTIKPQKPGHPPRPIVPEAQRAEVLATLKPVDGVVIFPETTADHLIETLKPDIYVKGGDYTLETLPEAPIVHSYGGKVALINIEVPSSTSALIQRILNG, encoded by the coding sequence ATGACTCCTTATCTCTACACCTTAACCGAATTACAACACGACATTACCCTTCATCCTGATCGGTGGCGTCCTCTGGTGTTTACCAATGGCTGTTTTGACTTAATTCATGCGGGTCATGTTCGCTATTTACAAGCAGCCAAAGCCCTAGGGCGATCGCTCGTTGTCGGACTCAATAGTGATTTGTCCGTCCAAACGATTAAACCCCAAAAACCCGGACATCCTCCCCGTCCCATTGTCCCGGAAGCACAACGGGCGGAAGTCCTCGCCACCCTGAAACCCGTTGATGGTGTGGTAATTTTTCCTGAAACCACAGCCGATCATTTAATTGAAACCCTGAAACCCGATATTTATGTCAAGGGGGGAGACTACACCTTAGAAACCCTCCCCGAAGCCCCTATTGTACACAGCTATGGCGGTAAAGTTGCCTTGATTAACATTGAAGTTCCCTCCTCTACCAGCGCCCTAATTCAACGGATTCTCAACGGTTAA
- the hpsJ-B gene encoding hormogonium polysaccharide biosynthesis protein HpsJ, whose amino-acid sequence MKATSSRQFSSTTSLILKLVGVILLLSSLVDYLVLLIPPNFLNRGWQISVTSDLVDRGIVPMVGMALIFIAFWIDTATEGTVKSGKPFASLRFWVALLASLLGLLYLLLFPLHLNNTRLARAEALTQINQQATQAQTQLETQISSDQFQQQIQQRKTQLKDQIAGLAQNPDALNQALSNPNLPKQVKDILEQSKSNPKAIEEFLNQQADNLPTQLLTQIRDRKQELEQQAKTQSLKSSLRTGISSLLLAIGYITIGWTGLKGLGILKSGNRRKTPTA is encoded by the coding sequence ATGAAAGCCACTTCTAGTCGTCAATTTTCCTCGACAACCTCTCTCATCCTCAAACTGGTTGGGGTAATTTTACTTCTCTCTTCTCTTGTAGATTATCTGGTACTTTTGATTCCGCCGAATTTTCTCAACCGAGGCTGGCAAATTAGTGTCACCAGTGATTTAGTCGATCGAGGCATTGTCCCTATGGTGGGAATGGCCTTAATCTTTATTGCCTTTTGGATCGATACTGCCACCGAAGGGACGGTCAAATCAGGTAAACCTTTTGCGAGTTTAAGATTTTGGGTCGCATTGCTGGCGAGTTTATTGGGACTATTGTACCTGTTACTATTTCCTTTACATCTGAATAATACCCGTCTGGCTAGAGCCGAGGCCCTCACACAAATTAATCAACAGGCTACTCAAGCTCAAACTCAACTCGAAACTCAAATCAGTAGTGATCAATTCCAACAACAAATTCAACAGCGAAAAACTCAGCTTAAAGATCAAATTGCTGGTTTAGCACAAAATCCTGATGCGCTAAATCAAGCCCTTTCTAACCCTAATCTCCCGAAGCAAGTCAAAGATATTTTAGAACAGTCTAAATCGAATCCGAAAGCTATTGAAGAGTTTCTCAATCAACAAGCGGATAATTTACCGACACAATTGTTAACTCAAATTCGCGATCGCAAACAAGAACTCGAACAACAAGCCAAAACCCAGTCTTTGAAATCGAGTTTGCGAACTGGAATTAGTAGTTTATTGTTAGCCATTGGCTACATTACTATCGGTTGGACAGGATTAAAAGGTCTGGGTATTCTCAAAAGTGGAAATCGTCGCAAAACGCCTACTGCTTAA
- a CDS encoding glycosyltransferase family 2 protein yields MFSIYILTANEEIDIADCIESALLSDDIIVVDSFSQDRTVEIAQQYPVRVLQHRFESHGKQRTWMLQEIPTKHEWVYILEADERMTTELFQECLQAIQSDDYIGYYVAERVIFLGSWIRRSTQYPRYQMRLFRKDKVWFTDYGHTEREVCDGPTGFIQETYPHYTCSKGLSRWIEKHNRYSTDEAVETLRQLQTGTVNWKNLFLGSSEVERRRALKDLSLRLPFRPLIRFLYMYFVLGGILDGRSGFTWCVLQAFYEYLILLKVWEVENLPQLYAEQIQPSLPSSEKIESQKVTSNLGTET; encoded by the coding sequence ATGTTTTCTATTTATATTCTCACCGCAAACGAAGAGATTGATATCGCGGATTGTATTGAATCTGCGTTATTATCGGATGATATTATTGTGGTCGATTCTTTTAGTCAAGATCGCACCGTTGAAATTGCTCAACAGTATCCCGTCCGAGTTCTGCAACATCGCTTTGAAAGTCACGGAAAACAACGAACCTGGATGTTACAAGAAATTCCCACAAAACATGAGTGGGTTTACATCTTAGAAGCCGATGAACGCATGACAACCGAGTTATTTCAAGAATGTTTACAAGCCATCCAAAGCGATGATTATATTGGCTATTATGTCGCTGAAAGGGTGATATTTTTAGGGAGTTGGATTCGACGCAGTACCCAATATCCTCGATATCAAATGCGTCTTTTTCGTAAGGATAAAGTTTGGTTTACCGATTATGGTCATACTGAACGAGAAGTCTGTGATGGCCCTACGGGATTTATTCAAGAAACCTATCCCCATTATACCTGTAGTAAAGGGTTATCTCGTTGGATTGAAAAACACAATCGCTATTCAACGGATGAAGCGGTAGAAACTTTGCGACAGTTACAAACAGGAACAGTGAATTGGAAAAATTTATTCTTAGGAAGTTCAGAAGTTGAACGACGACGAGCGTTAAAAGATTTGTCTTTACGTTTACCATTTAGACCCCTAATTCGGTTTCTGTATATGTACTTTGTTTTAGGAGGAATTTTAGATGGTCGTTCAGGATTTACTTGGTGTGTTTTACAAGCCTTTTATGAATATTTGATCCTGCTTAAAGTTTGGGAAGTTGAAAATTTACCTCAACTTTATGCGGAGCAAATTCAACCCTCTTTACCCAGTTCAGAAAAAATAGAGTCCCAGAAAGTGACATCCAATCTGGGAACAGAAACTTAA
- a CDS encoding ABC transporter ATP-binding protein, which produces MAKDLAIQTRGLTKRFDRHLAVNDIDLQIPMGEVYGLIGPNGAGKTTLLRILATVEEPTMGEIYINGEALSRDHTNPKIKQHLGYLPDDFPLYDDLTVWDYLDYFARLYYLREPRRTQRLYEVLEIVQLTPKRNSLISTLSRGMKQRLSLGRTIIHEPLLLFLDEPVSGLDPIARMQFREIIKSLHEAGMTIVISSHVLSDLEDFCTCIGIMELGYLVESASIQDLYKRLSVQHLFISTLGKMDILIAELKYHSGVESWEILPGNQQVKVQFSGTEKDSAILLRSLISAEIPLSKFNRVQENLESIFLKLGHKQAS; this is translated from the coding sequence ATGGCGAAAGACCTTGCAATTCAAACTCGTGGACTGACAAAACGATTTGATCGCCATCTGGCGGTTAATGATATAGATTTACAAATCCCAATGGGTGAAGTTTATGGACTCATTGGGCCAAATGGAGCCGGAAAAACAACTTTATTGCGGATATTAGCTACTGTAGAAGAACCGACAATGGGGGAAATTTATATTAATGGAGAAGCGTTATCACGGGATCATACAAACCCCAAAATTAAACAACATTTAGGTTATTTACCCGATGATTTTCCCCTGTATGATGATCTCACCGTTTGGGATTATTTAGATTATTTTGCGCGGTTGTATTATTTACGCGAACCTCGACGCACTCAACGATTATATGAAGTCTTGGAAATCGTGCAGTTAACCCCCAAACGTAATAGTTTAATTTCCACCCTTTCACGGGGTATGAAACAACGATTAAGTTTAGGACGCACAATTATTCATGAACCTTTACTGCTATTTCTTGATGAACCAGTTTCTGGTTTAGATCCCATTGCTCGAATGCAGTTTCGAGAGATTATTAAAAGCTTACATGAAGCCGGAATGACAATTGTGATTTCTTCCCATGTTTTAAGCGATTTAGAGGATTTTTGCACCTGTATTGGGATTATGGAATTGGGATATCTGGTTGAAAGTGCCTCGATACAGGACTTGTATAAACGTTTGAGTGTGCAGCATCTTTTTATTTCGACTTTGGGTAAAATGGATATACTAATCGCGGAGTTAAAATATCATTCTGGGGTTGAGAGTTGGGAAATTTTACCCGGAAATCAACAGGTTAAAGTTCAATTTTCGGGAACAGAAAAAGATTCTGCAATCTTATTGCGATCGCTCATTTCTGCTGAAATTCCCCTCAGCAAATTTAATCGAGTTCAAGAAAACTTAGAATCCATTTTCTTAAAACTCGGACATAAACAAGCGTCTTAA
- a CDS encoding RNA-guided endonuclease InsQ/TnpB family protein translates to MIVLEYKVKGKPNQYQAIDQAIRTTQFVRNKAIRYWMDNSRELKIDRFALNKYSTTLRNEFPFVADLNSMAVQSASERGWSAISRFYDNCQKKISGKKGYPKFQKDCRSVEYKTSGWALHPTKRQITFTDKNGIGKLKLLGKWDIQSYNVKDIIRQWIEYFAAKFDKLAIPVAPHYTSQKCSNCGVIVKKSLSTRTHVCNCGCELHRDTNAAINILNLGKQARGGHPRSNANGLETSTLLGETLVAARI, encoded by the coding sequence ATGATAGTTCTGGAATACAAAGTTAAAGGCAAACCTAATCAATATCAAGCGATTGATCAAGCAATTCGCACTACCCAATTTGTTCGCAACAAAGCGATTAGATATTGGATGGATAATTCAAGAGAATTAAAGATTGATAGATTTGCTTTAAATAAATATTCCACAACTCTCAGAAATGAATTTCCCTTTGTTGCTGACCTAAACTCAATGGCAGTCCAATCCGCATCCGAGCGGGGGTGGTCTGCCATTAGTCGTTTTTACGACAATTGTCAGAAAAAGATTTCGGGTAAAAAAGGATATCCCAAATTTCAAAAAGATTGCCGTTCCGTTGAATACAAAACATCGGGATGGGCATTGCATCCAACCAAAAGACAGATTACCTTTACCGACAAAAATGGGATTGGTAAACTTAAATTGTTAGGGAAATGGGATATTCAATCTTACAATGTTAAAGACATTATCCGACAATGGATAGAATATTTTGCAGCTAAATTTGATAAATTAGCAATTCCGGTTGCACCCCATTACACTTCGCAAAAATGTTCTAATTGTGGGGTAATAGTGAAAAAATCTCTATCAACCCGCACCCATGTTTGTAATTGTGGATGTGAGTTACATAGAGATACAAATGCTGCAATTAATATTCTAAATCTTGGTAAACAAGCTAGGGGAGGGCATCCCCGAAGTAACGCTAATGGACTAGAAACCTCTACTCTTCTTGGGGAAACCCTGGTCGCAGCACGTATCTAG
- a CDS encoding thioredoxin family protein codes for MNENPLPSTTPTSPSDLAKRIRNFLIVIAAVILSVAVFLGVRTDATSTSLPQLAEASIPVDVALSNGKPTLIEFYANWCTSCQAMAPELNEIKQQYAEKLNFVMLNVDNSKWLPELLKYRVDGIPHFVYLNQKAETIAQTIGEIPRNILEANLDALIAENPLPYTQASGQVSAFNSPLTLDKSSTSDPRSHGAQVN; via the coding sequence ATGAACGAAAATCCCTTGCCTTCAACAACCCCAACATCACCTTCTGATTTAGCCAAACGCATTAGAAACTTTTTAATTGTCATCGCCGCCGTTATCCTTAGTGTCGCGGTTTTCTTGGGAGTGCGAACAGACGCCACCTCAACTTCTCTCCCCCAACTTGCAGAAGCATCAATTCCTGTTGATGTGGCATTGAGTAATGGTAAACCCACTTTAATCGAATTTTATGCGAATTGGTGTACCAGTTGCCAAGCAATGGCACCAGAGTTAAATGAAATTAAACAACAGTATGCTGAAAAACTCAATTTTGTGATGTTGAATGTAGATAATAGTAAATGGTTGCCAGAACTTCTTAAATATCGGGTTGATGGTATTCCTCATTTTGTTTATTTGAATCAAAAAGCCGAAACAATTGCTCAAACAATTGGTGAAATTCCTCGCAATATCCTAGAAGCAAATTTAGACGCTTTAATTGCAGAAAATCCCCTCCCCTACACCCAAGCAAGCGGTCAAGTTTCTGCTTTTAATTCTCCCCTAACTTTAGATAAATCTAGCACCTCCGATCCCCGTTCTCATGGTGCTCAAGTAAATTGA
- a CDS encoding NIL domain-containing protein, translated as MKKRVTLTFPKRSIQMPITYRLAKDFNVAANIIRAQVAPNQEGKLVVELSGDIDELEAAIEWMQTQNIGVSLVGREILIDEESCVDCGLCTGVCPTEALTLNPETFYLTFTRSRCIVCEQCIPTCPVQAISTNL; from the coding sequence ATGAAAAAACGAGTAACTTTAACTTTTCCTAAACGTTCTATTCAGATGCCGATCACTTATCGTTTGGCTAAAGATTTTAATGTGGCGGCTAATATTATTCGAGCTCAAGTTGCCCCCAATCAAGAGGGAAAATTAGTGGTAGAATTATCAGGAGATATTGATGAACTAGAAGCCGCTATTGAATGGATGCAAACTCAAAATATTGGGGTTTCTTTGGTAGGACGGGAGATTTTAATTGATGAGGAAAGTTGTGTTGATTGTGGATTATGTACCGGGGTTTGTCCTACAGAAGCGTTAACACTGAATCCAGAAACGTTTTATTTGACGTTTACCCGCTCACGGTGTATTGTTTGTGAACAATGTATTCCCACCTGTCCTGTTCAGGCGATTTCTACTAATCTCTGA